One Ignavibacterium album JCM 16511 genomic region harbors:
- a CDS encoding TonB-dependent receptor translates to MKLFYKLFLSLILFQSWLIIFPQTQTGTIRGKVLDLETGEPIVGANVYIENKDIGAATDINGIFEIKSLHFGNYNLIVSYISYKTVKLENLKVDAGNVTAVNIALEKRSLELSEEVVVIGETFNNYEAALLNQRKKSNQISDGISAEQIKKLTDATTAETLRRVPGITLLDNKYIYVRGVSERYNGALLNNTPLASSEPDKKDFAFDLIPSNLIENMIVIKSFTPDEPGDFVGGLVKINTVEFPSEAILSINYSTGYVEKVSTKSIKSYEGSKTDFLGIDNGFRNLPANFPDPLAYKSLDNNYSDTSRYYYSSLLNDKWGLKNSKAILDQSLGLTYGNKFTFLGNDIGLITSFTYKTGFNIKDLEIKDIENEENQTLFFDYKGQKHNVNVYWGGIANLSYKIGQLNKISLRNILTVNSDDEVTTLRGFKYDYQDERIITALRFISRNLFSSQLSGLHNIPLVKNLAFTWKASYSSSFRNEPDFRRAVYTRSISDSNTTLPFRAYIPRDPDFYGGGRFYSYLREFKRGLGLDISQSFDFLKWKFGIFHTNSSRSFNARLLSVTSPFGNASGLIGLYDLDSVFSQDNFRKRIIVMREYYDPSNDYTSFDNLFAYYVMTEVPYSLFNQEFIFIGGFRIENYVLRLRTKSSLATGSNPINVDNFNHDLLPAFALIYRLNNFSNLRLSYSHNINRPQFREIAPFLYYNFEDQTLIRGNPGLKQAYISNYDIRFETFPDLNEIISFSFFLKEFRNPIEKVFVISTGQNDRTFQNSGFARNYGFEIEYRTSVGFLTDILSNFSISGNYSKIWSEIEETNIGLDRKTRPMQGQSPYVINIMLGYNNPTIELSGTISYNRFGKRIVETANFLGSDIYEYPRDIIDVVFTKVLLSNLELKFTIKDLLAKDYELYENEKLVRNFSTNTKISLGVSYRL, encoded by the coding sequence GTGAAACTTTTCTACAAACTATTTCTTTCATTAATACTATTTCAATCTTGGCTGATAATATTTCCCCAAACACAAACCGGTACTATCAGAGGGAAAGTTCTTGATCTTGAAACTGGTGAGCCGATAGTCGGTGCAAATGTCTATATAGAAAATAAAGATATTGGGGCTGCAACAGATATTAACGGTATTTTCGAAATTAAAAGTCTTCATTTCGGAAATTATAATTTAATTGTTTCATATATCTCTTATAAAACAGTAAAACTAGAAAATCTTAAGGTTGATGCAGGTAATGTTACAGCAGTTAATATTGCATTGGAGAAGCGGAGTTTAGAATTATCTGAGGAAGTGGTAGTAATTGGAGAGACTTTTAACAATTACGAAGCAGCCTTATTAAATCAAAGAAAAAAGTCAAATCAGATTAGTGATGGAATCAGCGCTGAACAAATTAAGAAATTAACAGATGCAACCACAGCAGAAACTTTACGAAGAGTGCCCGGTATAACGCTGCTCGATAACAAGTACATTTATGTAAGAGGTGTAAGCGAAAGATACAACGGGGCTCTTCTCAATAATACACCGCTAGCAAGCTCAGAACCAGATAAAAAGGACTTCGCATTTGATTTAATTCCTTCTAATTTGATTGAGAATATGATAGTAATAAAATCTTTTACACCTGATGAGCCTGGTGACTTTGTTGGTGGGCTTGTAAAAATAAATACAGTCGAATTTCCTTCTGAAGCTATCTTAAGTATTAATTATTCCACTGGATATGTTGAAAAAGTATCAACAAAATCGATAAAATCATACGAGGGAAGTAAAACGGACTTTTTAGGGATTGATAATGGTTTCCGAAACTTACCAGCAAATTTTCCGGATCCATTAGCTTACAAAAGTCTTGATAATAATTATAGCGATACCTCAAGGTATTATTATTCCTCACTACTTAATGATAAATGGGGATTGAAAAATTCTAAAGCGATATTAGACCAATCTTTAGGATTAACTTATGGAAATAAATTTACATTTTTAGGAAATGATATTGGTTTAATTACTTCTTTTACATATAAAACGGGATTTAATATTAAAGATTTAGAGATTAAAGATATTGAAAATGAAGAGAATCAAACGCTTTTTTTTGATTATAAAGGACAGAAACACAATGTAAATGTTTATTGGGGAGGTATTGCAAATTTATCTTATAAAATAGGTCAATTAAATAAAATTAGTTTAAGAAATATTCTAACTGTTAACTCTGATGATGAAGTAACTACTCTCAGGGGATTTAAGTATGATTATCAAGATGAGAGAATAATAACAGCTTTAAGATTTATTTCAAGAAATCTCTTCAGTTCACAACTTTCAGGATTGCATAATATACCACTAGTCAAAAACCTTGCGTTCACTTGGAAAGCATCTTATTCTTCTTCATTCAGAAATGAACCGGATTTCAGACGAGCTGTTTATACAAGAAGTATATCTGATTCGAACACAACGTTACCATTCAGAGCTTATATTCCGAGGGATCCTGACTTCTACGGTGGAGGACGATTTTATTCTTACTTGAGAGAATTTAAAAGGGGATTGGGTTTAGACATTTCTCAGTCGTTTGATTTTTTGAAATGGAAGTTCGGAATTTTTCATACTAACAGCTCCAGATCATTTAATGCAAGATTATTATCAGTTACATCTCCTTTCGGTAATGCTTCAGGACTTATTGGATTATACGATTTAGATTCTGTTTTTTCTCAGGACAATTTCAGAAAGAGGATTATTGTTATGCGCGAATACTACGATCCCTCAAATGATTACACATCTTTCGATAATCTTTTTGCATATTACGTAATGACAGAAGTTCCTTATTCCTTATTCAATCAGGAATTCATATTTATTGGTGGGTTTAGGATAGAAAATTATGTTTTAAGGTTAAGAACTAAATCCTCCTTAGCAACCGGAAGTAATCCAATAAATGTAGATAATTTTAATCACGACCTTTTACCAGCATTTGCATTGATTTACCGATTAAACAATTTTTCAAATTTAAGACTTTCATACAGCCATAATATCAATCGACCACAATTTAGAGAAATAGCCCCCTTCCTTTATTACAATTTTGAAGATCAAACGCTAATACGAGGAAATCCGGGATTAAAGCAAGCGTACATATCAAATTATGATATTAGATTTGAAACATTTCCCGACTTAAATGAAATTATTTCATTTAGTTTTTTCCTAAAAGAATTCCGAAACCCCATAGAAAAAGTCTTTGTTATTTCGACTGGCCAGAATGATAGAACTTTTCAAAACTCCGGTTTTGCACGTAATTATGGCTTCGAGATTGAATATCGAACTTCAGTTGGATTCCTAACAGATATTTTATCTAATTTCTCTATTTCAGGCAACTATTCAAAAATATGGTCAGAAATAGAAGAAACGAATATAGGACTTGACCGAAAAACACGGCCAATGCAGGGGCAAAGCCCATATGTAATTAACATTATGCTTGGTTATAATAACCCCACAATAGAATTATCAGGTACAATTTCTTATAATCGTTTCGGAAAGAGAATTGTAGAAACGGCAAATTTTTTAGGCAGCGATATTTATGAATATCCTCGGGATATTATTGATGTGGTTTTTACAAAGGTACTTCTTAGCAATCTCGAATTAAAATTTACAATTAAAGATTTACTTGCAAAAGATTATGAGTTATATGAAAATGAAAAGCTTGTCAGAAATTTTAGCACTAACACCAAGATTTCTCTTGGTGTTAGCTATCGTTTATAA
- a CDS encoding DMT family transporter, translating to MATKFLLEEVSPETIISLRLILAIILLTMVAVITKSDFSLNLKNHLRILLLAAVAVFHLWIQITGLKYTTAANTGWIIGTAPIFIAILGFIFLKEKLNPLKISGIIIAFIGLLLLVGKGNPLNIDLVKNVGDMLVLFSSFTWGVYSIINKKISLNYSPLMTILYLFIMMALIIIPFNINQKAIDSVIHLSSIGWISILFLGLLCSGVSYVIWAYSLREMESARVGAYLYFEPFVTVITAGLFLKEEITLLMVLSGLLIILGVYLVNKE from the coding sequence ATCGCAACAAAGTTTTTGCTCGAAGAAGTCTCGCCAGAAACAATTATTTCTCTTCGTTTAATTCTTGCAATTATTTTACTAACGATGGTTGCAGTAATTACCAAATCTGATTTTTCATTAAATCTGAAAAATCATTTAAGAATATTATTGCTTGCTGCTGTGGCTGTTTTTCATTTGTGGATTCAGATTACCGGACTGAAATATACTACTGCCGCAAACACCGGATGGATTATCGGCACTGCTCCAATTTTTATTGCTATACTCGGATTTATCTTTCTTAAAGAAAAACTTAATCCGCTAAAGATATCAGGAATAATAATAGCTTTTATCGGGCTTTTGCTTTTAGTCGGGAAAGGAAATCCGCTTAACATAGACCTAGTTAAAAATGTTGGTGATATGCTTGTTTTGTTCAGTTCATTCACCTGGGGTGTTTATTCAATCATAAATAAAAAAATTTCTTTAAACTATTCACCATTAATGACAATTCTATATCTTTTTATTATGATGGCTCTGATAATAATTCCGTTCAACATTAATCAAAAAGCAATTGATTCTGTTATTCATCTTTCATCAATCGGATGGATAAGCATTTTATTTTTAGGATTATTGTGTTCGGGAGTTTCTTATGTAATCTGGGCTTATTCGTTGCGCGAAATGGAATCGGCAAGAGTCGGCGCTTATCTTTATTTCGAACCTTTTGTTACGGTAATAACAGCAGGGTTATTTCTTAAAGAAGAGATTACTCTCCTGATGGTGCTGAGTGGGTTGTTAATAATTTTAGGTGTTTATCTGGTGAATAAAGAATAA
- a CDS encoding deoxycytidylate deaminase, with translation MTKNKRPSWDEYFLKLAMLASERATCPRMHCGCVLVKDRFVLATGYNGSLPGQPHCEDVGCLIVDNHCVRTNHAEMNALIQAARHGVNTTGATAYITNMSCTTCAKALIAAGIKRVVVFSDFHDTLATQFYTDAGVEIVKLPMPDRVINYDIENYSSAKKTEKSK, from the coding sequence ATGACAAAGAATAAAAGACCTTCGTGGGATGAGTACTTCCTGAAGCTTGCAATGCTTGCCTCTGAAAGAGCTACTTGTCCGAGGATGCATTGTGGTTGCGTTTTGGTAAAAGACAGATTTGTTCTTGCAACAGGATATAATGGTTCGTTGCCCGGACAACCGCATTGCGAAGATGTTGGATGTCTTATTGTTGACAACCACTGTGTAAGAACCAATCACGCTGAAATGAACGCACTTATTCAGGCAGCCAGACACGGCGTGAATACAACCGGTGCAACTGCCTACATTACCAATATGTCCTGCACAACTTGTGCTAAGGCACTTATTGCAGCGGGAATAAAACGAGTAGTCGTTTTCTCTGATTTTCACGATACACTTGCTACTCAGTTTTATACGGATGCAGGAGTTGAAATAGTGAAACTTCCTATGCCCGATAGAGTAATAAATTATGATATTGAGAATTATTCTTCAGCCAAAAAAACAGAAAAATCAAAATAG